In Rattus norvegicus strain BN/NHsdMcwi chromosome 1, GRCr8, whole genome shotgun sequence, a genomic segment contains:
- the Thrsp gene encoding thyroid hormone-inducible hepatic protein, with product MQVLTKRYPKNCLLKVMDRYSAVVRNMEQVVMIPSLLRDVELSGYGGSVQDGAPDLYTYFTMLKSICVEVDHGLLPREEWQAKVAGNEGSEAENEAAETEEAEEDRLSEELDLEAQFHLHFSSLHHILTHLTQKAQEVTQKYQEMTGQVL from the coding sequence ATGCAAGTGCTAACGAAACGCTACCCCAAGAATTGCCTGCTGAAGGTCATGGATCGGTACTCGGCTGTGGTGCGGAACATGGAGCAAGTGGTGATGATCCCCAGCCTTCTGAGGGATGTGGAGCTGAGTGGGTACGGAGGCTCGGTCCAGGACGGAGCCCCCGATCTCTATACCTACTTCACCATGCTCAAGAGCATCTGTGTAGAAGTGGACCACGGGCTGCTGCCGCGGGAGGAATGGCAGGCCAAGGTGGCAGGCAATGAAGGCAGTGAGGCTGAGAATGAGGCTGCTGAAacagaggaggctgaggaagacaGGCTTTCGGAGGAGCTGGACCTAGAAGCCCAGTTCCACCTGCACTTCTCCAGCCTCCATCACATCCTTACCCACCTGACCCAGAAAGCACAGGAGGTGACGCAGAAATACCAGGAAATGACGGGGCAGGTCCTGTAG